A window of the Drosophila simulans strain w501 chromosome 2L, Prin_Dsim_3.1, whole genome shotgun sequence genome harbors these coding sequences:
- the LOC6731207 gene encoding uncharacterized protein LOC6731207, which yields MMIEWWLPWVCLLPLMQADPVAPQLDLGVKDFQLELLRELSDLVQQRIEPSLNDYLDRLGRIPRNANYTEEMSAARATPKLQLKVTLIKQLLDVRPHLDTDMEYTIVLRNLVFLNRVRSTLRAAEETSTQEIRMMRMHRLCQQLDRPAPPRGSRLINEQTVGAALEQLNLTKKEVNSTGLDLNEFGAQLYERVKLSGAEIIDNYLHILRSLLQDIIDGDHADLAGSSAKLDKMQQQLDVMLATEDFFEKRQRVYAYLELHLRTDYENMRDSSSSEHITEHLLEQLKTKGLDLFVIFLFSNFEFLDLVHEHWEQLLPQSPSLLYDETARQLYDLQQLYQVFKLDTECEAKYTAYSDALRRLHERTVEQGQRNRHIFELLHNAAQSVGTVTFNMIRAKCNELR from the coding sequence ATGATGATCGAGTGGTGGCTGCCATGGGTGTGCCTCTTGCCGCTCATGCAGGCGGATCCTGTTGCTCCCCAGCTGGATCTTGGTGTGAAGGACTTCCAGCTGGAGCTTCTGCGAGAGTTGAGCGACCTGGTGCAACAGCGGATTGAGCCGAGTCTAAACGATTACCTGGATCGTCTGGGACGCATTCCTCGGAATGCCAACTATACAGAAGAGATGAGTGCAGCTCGTGCCACTCCAAAGCTCCAACTGAAGGTGACGCTCATCAAGCAGCTGCTCGATGTGCGTCCGCACCTGGATACGGATATGGAGTACACCATTGTGCTGCGCAACCTGGTCTTTCTGAACCGAGTGAGATCCACGCTGAGGGCGGCTGAGGAGACCAGCACTCAAGAGATCCGAATGATGCGCATGCACCGCCTATGCCAGCAACTTGACCGCCCGGCTCCTCCTCGCGGCAGTCGCCTGATCAACGAACAGACAGTCGGAGCGGCATTGGAGCAACTCAACCTGACCAAAAAGGAGGTGAACTCCACCGGCTTGGATCTTAATGAGTTCGGGGCGCAGCTGTACGAGCGGGTCAAGTTGTCCGGCGCTGAAATCATCGACAACTACCTGCACATCCTGCGCTCCCTGCTGCAGGACATCATCGACGGCGACCATGCTGACTTGGCTGGGAGCAGTGCCAAGCTGGAcaagatgcagcagcagctggacgTCATGCTGGCCACGGAGGACTTCTTCGAGAAACGGCAGCGGGTGTACGCGTACCTGGAGCTCCACTTGCGCACCGACTACGAGAACATGCGGGACTCATCGAGCAGCGAACACATCACCGAACATCTACTCGAACAGCTGAAGACCAAGGGACTGGACCTGTTCGTCATCTTTCTGTTCAGCAACTTTGAATTCCTCGACCTGGTGCACGAGCACtgggagcagctgctgccacagTCACCCAGTTTGCTATACGACGAGACCGCACGCCAATTGTACGATCTGCAGCAGCTGTATCAGGTCTTCAAGCTGGACACGGAGTGCGAGGCCAAGTACACGGCCTACTCGGACGCACTGCGTCGCCTGCACGAGCGGACCGTGGAGCAGGGTCAACGCAATCGGCACATCTTTGAGCTGCTCCACAACGCAGCACAAAGCGTCGGCACGGTCACCTTCAACATGATCCGGGCCAAGTGCAATGAGCTAAGATGA